The following proteins are co-located in the Solanum pennellii chromosome 1, SPENNV200 genome:
- the LOC107007877 gene encoding uncharacterized protein LOC107007877: protein MDNVKTEMFCLYVLFMVLLLLCDSDAAQAEQGMSLSSQKFEIQKHLNRLNKPAVKSIKSPDGDIIDCVHISHQPAFDHPLLKNHTVQMMPNYHPEGLFRDGKMSTAAKNKNNGSKSINQLWHLNGKCPEGTIPIRRTKKDDILRASNMKSYGRKTNFSTISKPESGRPGGVGNQNGHQHAIAYVEGDEYYGAKATINVWQPKIQQPNEFSLSQIWLLAGSFDSDLNSIEAGWQVSPDLYGDNNARLFTYWTSDAYQATGCYNLLCSGFIQINNEIAMGATISPLSSYHGSQYDISILVWKDPKEGNWWMQFGNDYVLGYWPGFLFSYLTDSASMIEWGGEVVNSESDGLHTTTQMGSGHFPDEGFGKSSYFRNIQVVDESNNLRAPQDLGTYTEDNNCYDVQLGKNNDWGNYFYYGGPGRNANCP from the exons ATGGATAATGTAAAAACGGAGATGTTTTGCTTGTATGTGCTGTTTATGGTGTTACTACTGTTATGTGATAGTGATGCTGCACAAGCTGAACAGGGCATGTCTCTTTCTTCCCAAAAATTTGAGATTCAAAAACATTTGAATCGTTTAAACAAACCTGCTGTCAAATCTATCAAG AGCCCAGATGGTGATATAATCGATTGTGTTCATATATCTCACCAACCAGCTTTTGATCATCCTTTATTGAAGAATCACACCGTACAG ATGATGCCAAATTATCATCCAGAAGGGCTATTTCGTGATGGGAAAATGTCTACTGCAGCAAAGAATAAGAATAATGGatcaaaatcaattaatcaactATGGCATTTGAATGGGAAATGCCCAGAAGGAACCATTCCAATtagaagaacaaaaaaagatGACATTTTAAGAGCAAgtaatatgaaaagttatggTAGGAAAACAAATTTTTCTACCATTTCTAAACCAGAGTCTGGTAGACCTGGTGGTGTTGGTAACCAAAATGGTCATCAG CATGCAATAGCTTATGTTGAAGGAGATGAGTATTATGGTGCAAAAGCTACTATAAATGTTTGGCAACCTAAAATTCAGCAACCCAATGAGTTTAGTTTGTCTCAGATTTGGCTTCTTGCTGGTTCTTTTGATTCAGATCTTAATAGTATTGAAGCTGGATGGCAG GTTAGTCCAGATTTATATGGAGATAACAATGCAAGACTTTTTACTTACTGGACT AGTGATGCTTATCAAGCCACAGGCTGCTACAACTTGCTATGTTCAGGTTTTATTCAAATCAATAATGAAATAGCAATGGGGGCCACCATTTCCCCTCTTTCTAGCTATCATGGTTCACAATATGATATAAGCATTCTTGTCTGGAAG GACCCAAAAGAGGGGAACTGGTGGATGCAATTTGGGAATGACTATGTACTGGGATATTGGCCAGgctttttattttcatacttAACAGACAGTGCTTCAATGATTGAATGGGGTGGGGAAGTGGTGAATTCAGAATCTGATGGTCTTCACACCACAACTCAAATGGGGAGTGGCCATTTCCCTGACGAAGGATTCGGAAAATCGAGCTATTTCAGGAATATACAG GTAGTTGATGAATCGAATAACTTGAGAGCTCCTCAAGATCTTGGGACTTACACTGAGGATAACAATTGTTATGACGTTCAGCTAGGGAAGAATAATGACTGGGGTAACTACTTTTACTATGGTGGACCTGGTAGAAATGCTAATTGTCCATGA
- the LOC114076173 gene encoding non-specific lipid-transfer protein 1-like yields MRLSSSTFSLVVIMIISLLLSRPYSSDGAVKCKEIAQRIKPCIDWMSIGYKSTGIVPKTCCNEMFRLNGMGVNREAELAICECFKSEMQDLNIDDKVSISISGRCGVLLPFPIVPNVNCSEI; encoded by the exons ATGAGACTATCATCATCGACATTTTCTcttgttgttattatgattatttcgTTGTTGTTATCGCGGCCATATTCATCGGATGGTGCAGTTAAGTGCAAAGAAATAGCTCAACGTATTAAACCTTGCATAGATTGGATGTCAATTGGGTACAAAAGTACTGGCATTGTTCCAAAGACTTGTTGCAATGAAATGTTTAGACTTAATGGCATGGGAGTAAACCGTGAAGCAGAATTAGCAATTTGTGAATGTTTTAAATCTGAAATGCAAGATTTGAACATCGACGATAAAGTATCTATATCAATTTCTGGACGTTGTGGAGTCCTATTGCCCTTCCCTATCGTCCCAAACGTCAATTGTTCCGA GATATGA
- the LOC114075565 gene encoding aspartic proteinase CDR1-like: MTIFCFIIVFCFAILTVTQTSVLPESEAKSSGFSIELIHSASKRSPASLSMELVPEPLGMFQAHSHSVKMLGVLFTPISLNPNEPFYLLTLVGISVNGKRFNLFNNNNSTTIGNIAIDSGTTLTNLPTQLYNQVETAILQAINVQPFFIENSTNPCYRDFSGSDVPPVTMHFIAAAVPLSKDNIIWPAGQGIWCLAFQPTEGQGFYWNVAQTNFLVGYDLNKIIVSFKPTDCTKMA, from the exons ATGACCATCTTCTGTTTCATTATTGTTTTTTGCTTTGCAATATTGACCGTCACTCAAACATCAGTTTTGCCGGAATCAGAAGCAAAGTCGAGTGGATTTAGCATTGAGCTGATCCACTCTGCTTCTAAGAGGTCTCCGGCTTCTCTTTCCATGGAGTTGGTTCCGGAGCCTCTTGGC ATGTTCCAAGCACATTCACATTCGGTGAAAATGCTTGGGGTACTATTCACCCCCATTAGCTTGAACCCTAATGAACCTTTCTACTTACTAACTCTCGTGGGTATATCGGTTAATGGtaaaagattcaatctttttaataataataattccaCGACTATTGGAAATATCGCCATCGACTCAGGAACTACCTTAACCAACCTTCCTACACAATTATACAACCAAGTTGAAACAGCCATCTTACAAGCCATCAACGTGCAACCATTTTTTATAGAGAATTCAACCAATCCCTGCTACAGGGATTTCAGTGGCTCTGATGTTCCTCCGGTAACAATGCATTTTATTGCAGCAGCTGTGCCTCTATCCAAGGACAATATAATATGGCCGGCGGGTCAAGGAATTTGGTGCCTAGCATTTCAACCAACGGAAGGTCAAGGTTTCTACTGGAATGTGGCCCAAACAAACTTCCTAGTCGGTTACGATCTGAATAAAATTATAGTATCTTTCAAGCCCACTGATTGTACTAAGATGgcttaa